A window from Candidatus Nitrospira neomarina encodes these proteins:
- a CDS encoding tRNA (adenine-N1)-methyltransferase, whose amino-acid sequence MKTFQSGERVHLIDKKERPYAVTLKAGEIFQHSGDRISHDDIIGQPDGTVVQFSNGKLMVAVHPTLAEYTLKMPRGAQVIYPKDLAVIPMWADIYPGARVFEAGVGSGALTMALLRAVGDRGCVVSYEMREDFAATATKNIERFMGKVPNHFLQIRNAYEGIEIGEGASAWMFDRVVLDLPEPWRVVPHAARALRSGGLYLSYVPTVPQVMQTVQALEQSRVFTMVQNFETLLRTWNIKGRSVRPDHRMVAHSGFITVARKVENNIWNSEPYNAIEPASQQDDHVIKEDEYLGDGLDIP is encoded by the coding sequence ATGAAAACATTTCAATCGGGAGAACGAGTTCATTTAATCGACAAGAAAGAACGACCGTATGCGGTCACGCTTAAAGCCGGAGAAATCTTTCAGCATAGTGGAGACCGGATTAGTCATGATGACATTATTGGACAACCGGATGGGACAGTGGTCCAGTTTTCTAATGGAAAGTTAATGGTAGCCGTTCATCCAACGTTAGCTGAGTATACCTTGAAAATGCCTCGAGGAGCTCAGGTGATTTATCCCAAAGATTTAGCCGTCATTCCAATGTGGGCGGATATTTATCCAGGAGCCAGGGTCTTTGAGGCCGGGGTGGGCTCTGGCGCATTAACGATGGCTCTTTTGCGGGCGGTGGGGGATCGTGGGTGTGTGGTGAGCTATGAAATGCGAGAGGATTTTGCGGCCACGGCCACGAAAAATATTGAACGGTTCATGGGAAAGGTACCTAACCATTTCCTTCAGATTCGTAATGCATACGAAGGTATCGAGATTGGGGAAGGGGCGTCTGCCTGGATGTTTGATCGAGTGGTATTGGATCTTCCAGAGCCATGGCGAGTGGTTCCGCATGCGGCACGGGCATTACGGTCCGGGGGTCTATATTTGAGTTATGTCCCGACGGTGCCGCAGGTGATGCAAACGGTACAGGCTTTGGAACAGAGCCGAGTTTTTACCATGGTTCAAAATTTTGAAACATTGTTGCGGACGTGGAATATTAAAGGCCGGAGTGTTCGACCCGATCACCGAATGGTTGCCCATTCCGGTTTTATTACCGTGGCCAGAAAAGTCGAAAATAACATTTGGAATTCTGAGCCATACAACGCTATTGAACCTGCATCTCAACAAGACGATCATGTCATCAAGGAGGATGAATATCTCGGTGATGGATTAGATATTCCCTGA
- a CDS encoding potassium channel family protein, which produces MKRLFTVIGLGRFGYSVAQGLVTKGCEVLAIDKDEEKIQAISDIATFAVQCDATDERALKAVSAQNVDVAVVSIGENIEASILIVQTLKEMGVKSIVAKAVAPIQGKILMNLGVDEVIYPERDAAIRLAHRLVSPSVLEYLELAPGFSVEEVSVSESLSGLSLEDVKLRGKHNLNVIGIKKQVTRMVKGRMMKEEIFNFTPKPDDVIEKGDVLVMIGREEDLDRFCNNV; this is translated from the coding sequence ATGAAACGCCTTTTTACAGTTATTGGGCTTGGGCGCTTCGGCTATAGCGTGGCACAAGGACTTGTCACCAAAGGATGCGAAGTACTTGCCATCGATAAGGATGAGGAAAAAATCCAGGCGATCAGTGACATTGCGACATTTGCCGTCCAATGCGATGCGACTGATGAACGCGCGTTAAAAGCGGTCAGTGCTCAAAACGTCGATGTCGCAGTCGTCAGTATCGGTGAAAACATTGAAGCCAGCATACTTATTGTTCAAACACTTAAGGAAATGGGAGTAAAATCCATAGTGGCGAAAGCCGTGGCCCCAATCCAGGGAAAAATATTAATGAACCTAGGGGTCGATGAGGTCATCTACCCCGAACGAGATGCAGCTATCCGTCTCGCACATAGGCTTGTCTCACCGAGCGTACTTGAATATTTAGAATTGGCTCCAGGCTTTAGTGTGGAAGAAGTGTCCGTTTCAGAGAGCTTGTCCGGGTTAAGTCTTGAGGATGTTAAGTTACGCGGCAAGCATAACTTGAATGTGATTGGGATAAAAAAACAAGTTACCAGAATGGTCAAGGGGCGCATGATGAAAGAAGAAATATTTAATTTCACCCCAAAACCCGATGACGTCATTGAAAAAGGTGATGTCTTGGTCATGATTGGCCGGGAAGAAGATTTGGACCGTTTTTGCAATAACGTGTAA
- the lpxC gene encoding UDP-3-O-acyl-N-acetylglucosamine deacetylase, which produces MRHQQTLETSSFLSGIGLHSGNPASIAIHPAPVNTGVVFVKHVADQIQSCPASIAFLGQTDHCTTLQVGDFDIQTVEHVLSALAGLEIDNAYVELLGSEIPAADGSATPFVDMVYQSGVLTQEEPRKYLKIIQPITVEDGHRSISVLPSALPQITYFIDFPHPLIQQQEYHHFCTPQDYGKNIAGARTFAFRKEVEFLWSRGLGLGGSLHNTVVFAETGLVNDDALRFSDECVRHKVLDLIGDLSLLGIPVIGHFFAKCAGHALHTQLVQAIMDNSDKWIMLNAGESGKDGIFNGQSSSHPTIHLPELQPAFHAF; this is translated from the coding sequence ATGCGTCATCAACAAACACTCGAAACATCATCATTCTTATCTGGCATCGGCCTCCATTCTGGTAACCCTGCCTCAATTGCCATTCATCCAGCTCCGGTTAATACAGGAGTGGTCTTTGTGAAGCATGTAGCTGATCAAATCCAGTCATGCCCAGCCAGCATCGCCTTTTTAGGACAAACCGATCATTGCACCACACTGCAAGTGGGTGATTTTGACATACAGACTGTTGAACATGTGTTAAGTGCACTAGCTGGCCTGGAAATCGATAATGCCTACGTGGAATTGCTTGGCAGTGAAATTCCTGCAGCAGATGGCAGCGCCACTCCATTCGTCGATATGGTTTACCAAAGCGGGGTTCTGACCCAGGAAGAACCACGCAAATACCTTAAAATTATTCAACCGATTACGGTGGAAGATGGGCACCGATCAATCAGTGTTCTTCCCTCGGCCCTCCCACAAATAACCTATTTCATTGATTTTCCTCATCCCCTTATACAACAACAAGAATATCACCATTTTTGCACGCCCCAGGATTATGGCAAAAATATTGCCGGAGCCCGTACATTCGCTTTTCGAAAAGAGGTGGAATTTTTATGGTCGCGAGGACTGGGGCTCGGTGGTTCACTACATAATACAGTCGTCTTTGCTGAAACGGGATTGGTCAATGATGATGCCTTACGGTTCTCGGACGAATGCGTTCGACATAAAGTGCTCGACCTTATTGGCGATTTATCATTATTAGGAATTCCCGTTATTGGTCATTTCTTCGCAAAATGCGCCGGACACGCACTCCATACTCAATTAGTCCAAGCCATCATGGATAATTCTGACAAATGGATCATGTTAAACGCGGGAGAATCTGGAAAGGATGGCATCTTCAACGGACAGTCCTCCTCTCATCCAACGATTCACCTCCCTGAACTCCAACCTGCCTTTCACGCATTCTAA